In one window of Erinaceus europaeus chromosome 17, mEriEur2.1, whole genome shotgun sequence DNA:
- the MRPL16 gene encoding large ribosomal subunit protein uL16m, with the protein MWRLLARAGAPLLRASLPDSWAAPPASAGLKTLLPVPTFDDVTIPERTKLRFVERMPLVPKVRKEPKNLNDIRGPSTEDTEFTEGSFAIMALGGGYLRWGHFEMMRLTINRSMDPKNMFALWRVPAPFKAVTRKGVGQRMGGGKGAIDHYVTPVKTGRLIVELGGRCEFKEVRWFLEQVAHKLPFPAKVVSRETLEKMRKDQEERERNNQNPWTFERIATANMLGIRKYLSPYDLTHKGRYWGKFFLPKRV; encoded by the exons ATGTGGCGGCTGCTGGCTCGCGCTGGAGCGCCGCTTCTGCGGGCGTCCCTTCCAG ATTCTTGGGCGGCCCCTCCTGCCAGCGCAGGCCTGAAGACGCTGCTCCCGGTGCCAACCTTCGATG ATGTTACCATTCCTGAAAGGACCAAGCTGAGATTCGTCGAGAGAATGCCACTGGTGCCCAAAGTAAGAAAAGAACCTAAAAACCTGAACGACATACGGGGACCTTCCACTGAAGACACCGAGTTCACAGAAGGCAGCTTTGCCATCATG GCCCTGGGTGGTGGCTACCTCCGCTGGGGCCACTTTGAAATGATGCGCCTGACAATCAACCGCTCCATGGACCCCAAGAACATGTTCGCCCTGTGGAGAGTCCCAGCCCCTTTCAAGGCCGTAACCCGCAAGGGGGTGGGGCAGCGCATGGGGGGAGGCAAAGGTGCCATTGACCACTACGTGACACCCGTCAAGACCGGCCGCCTCATCGTGGAGCTGGGCGGGCGCTGCGAATTCAAAGAGGTGCGGTGGTTCCTCGAACAGGTGGCCCACAAGCTGCCCTTCCCAGCGAAGGTGGTGAGCCGGGAAACTCTAGAGAAGATGCGGAAAGACCAAGAGGAGCGAGAGCGGAACAACCAGAACCCCTGGACCTTCGAGCGCATCGCCACTGCCAACATGCTAGGCATCCGGAAGTACCTGAGCCCCTACGACCTGACCCACAAGGGGCGGTACTGGGGCAAGTTCTTCTTGCCTAAGCGTGTGTAG